TGAAAAAATTGGTCTCTGTTGATTTTGCAGCATCACTTATTAAAGACGGTTCATCTCTTATGACTGGAGGTTTTTTAAAGTGTGGCTCTCCTAAGGAGGTTATCGAAAAATTATTGGAAAATGGTACTAAGGACTTAACTCTTATTGCCAATGACACAAGTTTTCCAGATTTTGAAAGAGGAAAGCTTGTTGTTAACAAAAGAATTAAAAAAGCTATTGTATCTCATATTGGTACTAACCCTGAAACTGGTAAGCAGATGCATAGTGGTGAAATGGAAGTTGTTCTAGTTCCTCAAGGAACTCTTGCTGAAAGAATTAGAGCTGCTGGTGCTGGACTTGGTGGAATTTTAACTCCAACTGGAATTGGAACTGTTGTTCAAGAGGGAAAAGAGGTTATTGAAGTCGATGGAAAGAAATATCTTCTTGAAAAACCATTAAGAGCTGATGTAGCACTTATTTACGGAACAAAAGTTGATTCTTTTGGAAACGTATCATTTCACGGTTCAACTAGAAACTTTAATACTATAATGGCTACTGCTGCTGATACAGTAATTGTTGAAGCTGAAGAGATTATTGATGGATGTTTAGATCCTAACGAAGTGGTTATTCCAGGAATATTTGTGGACTATATCGTTAAG
This is a stretch of genomic DNA from Cetobacterium somerae ATCC BAA-474. It encodes these proteins:
- a CDS encoding CoA transferase subunit A; this translates as MKKLVSVDFAASLIKDGSSLMTGGFLKCGSPKEVIEKLLENGTKDLTLIANDTSFPDFERGKLVVNKRIKKAIVSHIGTNPETGKQMHSGEMEVVLVPQGTLAERIRAAGAGLGGILTPTGIGTVVQEGKEVIEVDGKKYLLEKPLRADVALIYGTKVDSFGNVSFHGSTRNFNTIMATAADTVIVEAEEIIDGCLDPNEVVIPGIFVDYIVKGGR